AGAAGATCGTTAGACATTCAACAACGAGATCCACTTGAGATATATGTTGACAATGATAAGATTGTTCTTCAAAAATACACTCCTAACAATGCGTGTGTTGTTACAGGAGAAGTCAGAGATGACAATGTTCACCTACCAAGTGGGATGATATTAAGTCCTAAAGGGATTGAAATATTAAAGAATCAATTACAAGCTTTTGATTAGTGAAAGAAATCATTGTTCTATTCGCTCAAAGGAGAGTAGACGTTCCATAGCTTTCTTCTTTGAGTTTTAAATTATAGGAGGCTGTCACAATGGAACCTTTAAAAACAATCGCTACCGACATTAAACATTCAGTATTTGACAATGAATCTGAAGCTATCATGTATATTACAAAAGATATTTATAGTGACGGTTTCATTGTATCCATTCCAGTGATCACTTTTT
Above is a genomic segment from Halobacillus ihumii containing:
- a CDS encoding AbrB/MazE/SpoVT family DNA-binding domain-containing protein, producing MKSTGVVRKVDELGRIVVPKELRRSLDIQQRDPLEIYVDNDKIVLQKYTPNNACVVTGEVRDDNVHLPSGMILSPKGIEILKNQLQAFD